AGTGATAACATTGGCCGCCAGATAAAACTGAACGGCAGTTATTTTTACAACAACAGCCATACCGATAACCTGTCAAGATCGCAACGGAAAAACATTTTACCCGATACATCTTTCTGGTATAACTCCGATAACAACAGCGTTAATGATTACAGCAACCACCGCTTCACATTGAATGCCTCTTACAACATCGATACGCTGACCGAAATTCACATCACTTCAAATGTAAATACCAATATAAGTAACTCGATAAATGGTAAAGTGGCCAATTCAAAAACAGATAACGGGGAGCTGATAAATACCAGCCAGAATACATTCAGCACAAAAGGCGATGGCAAGAACCTCAGCGGAGAGTTTTTTATCAGTCACCGTTTTCACAAACAGGGGCGCGGCCTTACCCTTGGGATCAATTATAATTATAACGACCAGACATCGCTGAGTGATAATATTGGTCAAAATGATTTTTACAGGAATAACCTGGTCGATAGTACCGACCTGGTGAACCAGCGAAGTACCGGTAGTAACATTGGCAAAATGCTGAATTTTACCGCCACATATGCTGAGCCATTGAATAAGTACATCAGCGCCATTTTCCGCTATAATTATTCAAAGAATAATAATTATTCAGATAAGTTCACCAACCGGTTTAATGCAGTTACCGGTAAATACGACCTGGAAGACTCCGCCTTTACCAATGCTTTTCGTAATACCAATATAACGCATACGCCCGATTTGAACTTTACTTATAACAAGGATAAGTACCGGGCTGCTATTGGTTCGGGCGTGCAGTTCTTAACGCAGGATAACCTTACCATAACTACGGGTAATCTGCTGCATCAGTATTATATGAACTTTACGCCTTCGGCCAATGTAGGGTATAATTTCAGTAAAACCGGCAACATAAGTATTTATTACAACGGCCGTAGTCAGCAGCCTTCCATTCAGCAATTACAACCGGTGCCCGATAACAGCAACCCCCTGTATGTGCAATTGGGTAATCCCGATCTGCGGCCTTCATTTTTTCATAATGTAAATATGCAGGTGCGCGAAACAAGGGGTAACAGTTACTGGTTTGCCGGTTTGGGTTTTAACAGCACCCAGAATCAGATCATTACCCAAACCTGGTTCGATGATGTGGGGAAACAATACAGCCAGCCGGTGAATGTAAACGGAAATTTTGGAACATCGGGAAACCTGCAGTACAGCAAAACCTGGAAGAAAAGAGACATGGTGCTGCGAATGAACCTGGGAAGCAATGGTTATTTTAACCGCAATAAAACTTATAGCAACCTGCAGCCCATAACAGCCAATTCCTATAGTCTGTCGCAATCTATAGGGCTGAATTTAATGTATAAACAGTCGCTGAGCATTATGCCCACCTATACTATCCGGTTTAATAAAACCCATTATACGGGGCAATCGGTGCAGGATGCGTCGTTCAATACCAAAACATTTTCGCTGAGCGCTTTCTGGAACGAGCCTAAATGGCTGATTTTGGAAAACAACCTGCAATACAATTATAACAGCCAGATAGCGCAGGGTTTTAGTAAAAGCGTTACCATGTGGAGCGCGGCTGCAAATGTGTTGTTATTTAAAAAGCAACAGGCCATGCTACGGCTTGCCATTTACGATATTTTAAAACAGAATGCAGGCGTATCGCGTACCATTACGCAAACCTTTATTGAAGACAGGCAAACGCAGGTATTGCAACAATACTTTTTGCTGAGCTTTATTTATAACATCAGAAATTTTGGGGGAAAGTAAACACCCTTAAAACTTCTCTACTACACCCAGGCCAAACAAGGCAAAATCATATTTTACCGGATCAAGGGGATCCAGTTTACGCAGGTGCGTTGTTAACTCTATGGCTGCCTGCCAGTCGATCTGTTTTCGGGGTAACAGGTTAAACCGTTTGGCCACCCGGGCTACGTGCAGGTCGATAGGACAGATCAATTGTGCGGGGGAAATGTTTTTCCAGATACCAAAATCAACACCGCCATCACTGGGGCGCACCATCCAGCGCAGGAACATGTTCAACCGTTTGCAGGTTGAATTTTTTTCGGGCGTTGCAATGTGTTTGCGGGTGCGGGCCGGCACATGTTCCAGAGAAAAGAAGTAGTGGTGAAAACGGGCCAGTCCGTTTTCAGTAGTGTCATCGCCTTGTTGCATCCCCAGTGTAAAAGCGCTTTCAAGGCTGGCATGTTTTGAATAATGGAAATGTAAGAACTCAATAAAATACAGCAGGTCGGTGGTATTGAACGTGCGGTGTTTGAACAACAACAACTTTTTGAGGTCGTTATCGGTATGATGCAGCATGAACTGATGCGGCGCCAGGTCCATGGCCTGCATCAGTTCACGTGATTTTTTTATAATGATGGTGCGGTTGCCCCAGGCAAAGATGGCTGCAAAGAATCCCGCGATCTCAATATCTGCCTGTTTGGTAAATAAATGCGGTATAGAAACAGGATCATCTTTTATAAACGAAGGCTGGTTGTACTCCTCCGCTTTGCGATTCAGAAAATCTTTTAAAGATGGCTGCTTCATAATTGTTCAATTGACTTTTTACCGTTCATCACTTATCCTATTGCTGCATTGAGGTCATCTATGAGATCCTCTGCGTCTTCAATACCCACACTCAATCTTATCAATGAATCGCTCAGGCCATTCTTAATGCGTTCTTCGCGTGGTATAGACGCATGCGTCATGGTTGCAGGATGATTGATCAGTGATTCAACACCACCAAGGCTTTCGGCCAGTGCAAACACTTTGGTAGAGGATAATAATTTCTTTGCAGTTTCCACACTATCATCTTTTAAGGTAAAGCTTATCATACCACCAAAGCCACGCATTTGTTTTTTGGCAATCGCATAACCCGGATGATCGGTAAAGCCGCACCAGTATACATGACCTACTTTAGGATGATTGCGTAAAAAGTGAGCTATCTTTTCTCCGTTCTCACAATGGCGTTGCATACGCACATGCAGGGTTTTAATACCGCGTAAAACCAAAAAGCAATCCATGGGGCCTGGTACTGCGCCACAACTCTTTTGAATAAAGTATAACTGATCGCGCAATGCCTGATCATTCATAACCAAAGCGCCCTGAATAACGTCGCTATGTCCGCCCAGGTATTTGGTAGCAGAGTGCATTACAATGTCGGCACCCAGGTCTAATGGGGTTTGC
The Niastella koreensis GR20-10 genome window above contains:
- a CDS encoding outer membrane beta-barrel protein, translated to MRWSAGIIVCFLLLSTCVQAQRTRYGVIKGTVIDSLSRRSLESSSVAVYLAKDSSLVNYALTTRKGEFTIEDVPVNTACNLVITNRGYEPFSMAVSLAADAKVLVLDTILLVKSFNELKAVTVTALRPPVSVKPDTLEFNVSSFKTMPNAMIEDLLKQLPGVEVDKDGNVTINGKKVSKLMVDGREFFGGDPKIALKNLPKDIIDKLQVVDNKTKEARFNKTSDGNEDLAINLTLKKEAQKGWFGRVSAGYGTNDRYEGGGMVNFFNGNKQFSIIGNANNTNRGSISGGDFNISTSRSTLDGGGGGLTRSASGGMNFSDNIGRQIKLNGSYFYNNSHTDNLSRSQRKNILPDTSFWYNSDNNSVNDYSNHRFTLNASYNIDTLTEIHITSNVNTNISNSINGKVANSKTDNGELINTSQNTFSTKGDGKNLSGEFFISHRFHKQGRGLTLGINYNYNDQTSLSDNIGQNDFYRNNLVDSTDLVNQRSTGSNIGKMLNFTATYAEPLNKYISAIFRYNYSKNNNYSDKFTNRFNAVTGKYDLEDSAFTNAFRNTNITHTPDLNFTYNKDKYRAAIGSGVQFLTQDNLTITTGNLLHQYYMNFTPSANVGYNFSKTGNISIYYNGRSQQPSIQQLQPVPDNSNPLYVQLGNPDLRPSFFHNVNMQVRETRGNSYWFAGLGFNSTQNQIITQTWFDDVGKQYSQPVNVNGNFGTSGNLQYSKTWKKRDMVLRMNLGSNGYFNRNKTYSNLQPITANSYSLSQSIGLNLMYKQSLSIMPTYTIRFNKTHYTGQSVQDASFNTKTFSLSAFWNEPKWLILENNLQYNYNSQIAQGFSKSVTMWSAAANVLLFKKQQAMLRLAIYDILKQNAGVSRTITQTFIEDRQTQVLQQYFLLSFIYNIRNFGGK
- a CDS encoding TIGR02757 family protein, whose translation is MKQPSLKDFLNRKAEEYNQPSFIKDDPVSIPHLFTKQADIEIAGFFAAIFAWGNRTIIIKKSRELMQAMDLAPHQFMLHHTDNDLKKLLLFKHRTFNTTDLLYFIEFLHFHYSKHASLESAFTLGMQQGDDTTENGLARFHHYFFSLEHVPARTRKHIATPEKNSTCKRLNMFLRWMVRPSDGGVDFGIWKNISPAQLICPIDLHVARVAKRFNLLPRKQIDWQAAIELTTHLRKLDPLDPVKYDFALFGLGVVEKF
- a CDS encoding cystathionine gamma-synthase translates to MRTGTKFIHAGSEPDPSTGAIMTPIYQTSTYVQEAPGVNKGFEYARSQNPTRFALEEALAVIENGKFGLAFSSGVAATDAVIKLLQPGDEVIAANDMYGGTYRLFTKIFEKFGIKFHYVNMQDATNIKPHINKNTKLIWTETPTNPLINIVDIAAVAAIAKANNILLCVDNTFASPYLQTPLDLGADIVMHSATKYLGGHSDVIQGALVMNDQALRDQLYFIQKSCGAVPGPMDCFLVLRGIKTLHVRMQRHCENGEKIAHFLRNHPKVGHVYWCGFTDHPGYAIAKKQMRGFGGMISFTLKDDSVETAKKLLSSTKVFALAESLGGVESLINHPATMTHASIPREERIKNGLSDSLIRLSVGIEDAEDLIDDLNAAIG